A region of Dictyostelium discoideum AX4 chromosome 1 chromosome, whole genome shotgun sequence DNA encodes the following proteins:
- the irlC gene encoding IRE family protein kinase, translated as MKSNYSTYLYKMSELERIVNGGDVSSIFIEQDDVLGEIKNFNYDLYTKYDSLVLKDPQTQNNSPKPPSLEIFILVNLIALCGRINDKFPNLDKFLTHYKYATNIFNLLSENIINSIEKFKETLSKDLPSFQLSVIANSSIVKKDNSIIKFLSCFGSFMKLESIEYFGSVFNSLIGEEDQFSLDLLQVLIDSSNEYKKFLQILEFNQLQKYYDDGHLCLFHSIKFDNLNEFKLLFNDSTWCQQQQQQQQINPQIFWFILCKYNSSKIAHYLLNDYQINKKSLKQKNPLEISPVTLLEIAFLCFSDKIAIVLFSQFNYHELLPKKSKMKHLIKSTSTLINNNNNNNNNNNNNNNNNNNNNNNNNNNNNNNSKNIGLTQYTVLEGYFLINIRTRSRIAPFIEVLTMNGIHLTNDIIHTRIKSMSSDSIFRIFTEQYQQQQQNPLNNNQKQIQFNENFTRQQKIDFDNCPNEIDTFILDKTQCNLITLSQEFSIKVRAFTFYLSFGEIFTCSCEDYKREFSCKHMFFILLNYYHVPRNSYLIYQRQFTEIERYSIIMNIDLSKINSRIYGTPNFNTFFKIKSSPSSTTSPFQSINNNNNNNLNNNNNNNLNNNNNNENENKFKEDGDDEILQNLNRLNYILLRDFEFGPNDITTKLRETHINLFDRLLLIEDNLEALDKILKNFTQKGCTLSRDLVGDRNLLVLVAILDSTSKEKLSLLNKYWPLPEKTKKFAIPLIFFAISEECLKMFIQISPNLVKSTLNLHDWISILTEFALINETFLDHYPLLSAWYSDARSVETSLFRLFTCMDKIDCINYLIQTYLLPIPTFKNTLNNFETCYFFETYFLENSSIKAEQYLLEQELLEKKKQKEKKKQKQKQSKSKIINNPLSSSSSSSSSPSTSNTTITSTTPTTTTTTTTTTTPTTTTTTTTTSSPKQKPITPIKKEIEKEFEKIELTTPPPPLATTKQQQINENYDISIGKFKFNRKEENVLGRGSNGTLVFKGIWNNRIPVAIKQMQKMFNPLISKEIEVLITLTNKNCYNIVRYIDQEEDESCVYLGLTLCDGSLQNLVEKGDNNLTLTQFLGYDINSSSKNNSRLLELIKDIVYGIQFLHQQGIVHNDLNPRNILIKDDRFIISDLGLSKMEVTSSYSFTMHAPTGQEGFHPAEVLLEKRKTKSVDIFSMGCILFYLMTGGQHPFGDKFYRIVNILTDKPILEPLKHNLVACDLISQMISKNESDRPTIEKILLHPFFWNHEKKVKFIDASLNLFKDSNGLFTSKLNKLINYQEINLKNNIDSSSSNNNNNINSNVINNNNNNNNGMATNIPFLSKPWNQLIDQTLIEHIINKQNQLNGVGNNKKVIIYSFDQVKDLVRCIRNTIQHHKEIQRLVRQSPSSNGDNKQEVLDCLESQELVLSYFEEKVPDLLLFLYQKFKKHLDSKSLIYFNDLIIK; from the exons atgaaaagtAATTACAGTACATATCTTTATAAAATGTCAGAATTAGAAAGGATAGTGAATGGTGGTGACGTTTCAAGTATTTTCATTGAACAAGATGATGTATTAggtgaaattaaaaactttaactATGATTTATATACAAAATATGATTCATTAGTTTTAAAAGATCCTCAAACTCAAAATAATTCACCAAAACCACCAAGCCTAGAAATATTTATACTAGTTAATTTAATAGCGTTATGTGGTagaattaatgataaatttccaaatttaGATAAATTTTTAACTCATTATAAATATGC taCTAATATATTTAACTTATTAagtgaaaatattataaattctattgaaaaatttaaagaaacatTATCAAAAGATTTACCAAGTTTTCAATTATCAGTTATAGCGAATAGttcaattgtaaaaaaagataattcaattataaagtttttaaGTTGTTTTGGATCATTTATGAAattagaatcaattgaatattttggATCAGTATTTAATAGTTTAATAGGAGAAGAGGACCAATTCTCATTAGATTTATTAcaagttttaattgatagttcaaatgaatataaaaagtttttacaaattttagaatttaatcaattacaaaaatattATGATGATGGTCATCTTTGTTTATttcattcaattaaatttgataatttaaatgaatttaaattattatttaatgattctaCTTGGTgtcaacagcaacagcagcaacaacaaataaatcCTCAAATATTTTGGTTTATACTTTGTAAATATAATTCATCAAAAATTGCccattatcttttaaatgattatcaaattaataaaaaatcattaaaacaaaagaatCCATTAGAAATTAGTCCTGTAACTCTATTAGAAATCGCTTTCTTATGTTTTAGTGATAAAATTgcaattgtattattttcacaatttaattatcatgaattattaccaaagaaatcaaaaatgaaacatttaattaaatcaacttcaactttaataaataataataataataataataataataataataataataataataataataataataataataataataataataataataataataataatagtaaaaatatcGGATTAACACAATATACAGTTTTAGAaggttattttttaattaatattagaaCAAGGAGTAGGATAGCACCATTTATCGAAGTTTTAACAATGAATGGTATCCATTTAACAAATGATATAATACATACTAGAATTAAATCAATGAGTTCTGATTCAATATTTAGAATATTTACAGaacaataccaacaacaacaacagaatccactaaataataatcaaaaacaaattcaatttaatgaaaatttcaCAAGACAACAAAAAATAGATTTCGATAATTGtccaaatgaaattgatacttttattttagatAAAACTCAATGTAATTTAATAACATTATCTCAAGAGTTTTCAATCAAAGTTAGAGCATTCACATTTTATTTGTCATTTGGTGAAATATTCACTTGTTCTTGTGAAGACTATAAAAGAGAATTCTCTTGTAAACATATGtttttcattcttttaaattattatcatgtTCCAAGAAATTCCTATCTAATCTATCAAAGACAATTTACAGAGATTGAAAGATATTCAATAATTATGAATATAGATTtaagtaaaattaattcaagaaTATATGGTActccaaattttaatactttttttaaaattaaatcatcaccatcatcaacaacatcaccatttcaaagtattaataataacaataataataatttaaacaataataataataataatttaaataataataataataatgaaaatgaaaataaatttaaagaagatggtgatgatgaaattttacaaaatttaaatagattaaattatatattattaagggattttgaatttggaCCAAATGATATTACAACTAAACTTCGAGAAACTCATATAAATCTATTTGATAGATTATTACTTATAGAGGATAATTTAGAGGCATTGGATAagatattaaagaatttcaCTCAAAAAGGTTGTACATTATCAAGGGATTTGGTTGGTGATCGTAATCTATTGGTTTTAGTGGCAATTCTAGATTCAACTTCAAAAGAGAAACTATCATTATTGAACAAGTATTGGCCATTACCTGAAAAAACGAAAAAGTTTGCTATTCCATTAATTTTCTTTGCAATATCTGAAGaatgtttaaaaatgtttattCAAATCTCTCCAAATTTAGTTAAATCAACTTTAAACTTACATGATTGGATTTCAATTCTAACTGAATTCGCCttaattaatgaaacttTCTTAGACCATTACCCACTTTTATCCGCTTGGTATAGTGATGCTCGTTCAGTTGAAACCTCATTATTTAGATTATTCACCTGTATGGATAAAATAGATTGTATAAATTACTTAATTCAAACCTATCTTTTACCAATTCCAACTTTCAAAAATActctaaataattttgaaacttGTTACTTTTTTGAAACTTATTTCCTTGAAAACTCCTCAATCAAAGCTGAACAATACTTATTAGAACAGGAactattagaaaaaaaaaaacaaaaagaaaaaaaaaaacaaaaacaaaaacaatcaaaatcaaaaattattaataatcctttatcatcatcatcatcatcatcatcatcaccatcaacttCTAATACTACAATCAcctcaacaacaccaacaacaacaacaaccaccaccacaacaacaacaccaacaactacaacaacaacaacaacaacatcatcaccaaaacAAAAACCTATAActccaattaaaaaagaaatagaaaaagaatttgaaaaaattgaacttactacaccaccaccaccattggCAACaaccaaacaacaacaaattaatgaaaattatgatatttcaattggtaaatttaaatttaatagaaAAGAAGAGAATGTATTAGGTAGAGGATCAAATGGTACATTAGTTTTTAAAGGTATTTGGAATAATAGAATTCCAGTTGCAATTAAACAAATGCAAAAGATGTTTAATCCATTAATTAGTAAAGAGATTGAAGTATTAATTACATTAACAAATAAGAATTGTTATAACATTGTAAGATATATTGatcaagaagaagatgaatcATGCGTTTATTTAGGTTTAACACTATGTGATGGTTCTTTGCAAAATTTAGTTGAAAAAGGTGATAATAACCTGACATTAACTCAATTTTTAGGCTATGATATTAATAGCagtagtaaaaataattcaagaTTATTAGAACTAATTAAAGATATTGTTTATGGTATTCAATTTTTACATCAACAAGGTATAGTtcataatgatttaaatccaaggaatattttaattaaagatgatAGATTCATTATATCGGATTTAGGGCTAAGTAAAATGGAAGTAACTTCATCATACTCATTTACGATGCATGCTCCAACTGGTCAAGAAGGTTTTCATCCGGCTGAAGTACTATTAGAGAAACGTAAAACTAAATCTGTTGATATCTTTTCAATGGGTTgtattctattttatttaatgactGGTGGTCAACATCCATTTGGTGATAAATTCTATCGTattgttaatattttaaCAGATAAACCAATCCTCGAACCATTGAAACATAATTTAGTAGCATGTGATTTAATTAGTCAAATGatatcaaaaaatgaatCTGATAgaccaacaattgaaaaaatactTTTACATCCATTCTTTTGGAATCATGAAAAGAAAGTTAAATTCATTGATgcttctttaaatttatttaaagattcaaatggtttattcacttcaaaattaaataaattaattaattatcaagaaattaatttaaaaaataatattgatagtagtagtagtaataataataataatataaatagtaatgtaattaataataataataataataataatggtatggCGACTAATATaccatttttatcaaaaccaTGGAACcaattaattgatcaaactttaattgaacatataataaataaacaaaatcaattaaatggtgtcggtaataataaaaaggtaATAATTTACAGTTTTGATCAAGTAAAAGATTTAGTACGTTGTATTAGAAATACAATACAACATCATAAAGAGATTCAAAGATTAGTTAGacaatcaccatcatcaaatggtgataataaacAAGAAGTTTTGGATTGTTTAGAGAGTCAAGAATTAGTTTTATCTTATTTTGAAGAAAAAGTTCCCGACCTTTTACTCTTTCTTTAtcaaaagtttaaaaaacatTTGGATTCAAAATccttaatttattttaatgatttaataattaaataa
- a CDS encoding EF-hand domain-containing protein (EPS15 homology (EH) domain-containing protein): protein MYQYQQQSNFQQQSNYQQQQFQNGGNFQYQNTGIGYMNSGINITGGGNMNNMNNMNNMNNMNNMNNFNNMNNMNNMNNMNNMNNFSNMSNMNNMGINNNNNNNNVNNGINNNGVLQPQIKQQQSFQNSSGFSNNNSNNGINNGMNNNNNSNNNNNNNSFYQNNMLQGFPSKLPMSMEQQQNSLLNNSGNITPNIVQYNNNNNNNNNNNGIIPAISNESKAQYINVFYKIGASDGSKLSGLVAKPIFQKSGLSNDSLSLVWSLADIDKDGHLDREEFCLAMHLIYAIKNGISLPSELPKHLVPDTKTIYNISSPTTMNDWQSFQQTSVQFNPSSSSSSPNVIQAQFQPQQQQQQSFFTQPNSEFIPASYVPKSNVPGSAISFEQRVALSSDLDAALAKKRQNQKF from the coding sequence ATGtaccaataccaacaacaatcGAATTtccaacaacaatcaaattaccaacaacaacagtttCAAAATGGGGGGAATTTCCAATACCAAAATACTGGTATTGGTTATATGAATAGTGGTATCAATATCACTGGTGGTGGAAATATGAACAATATGAACAATATGAACAATATGAACAATATGAACAATATGaacaatttcaataatatgaataatatgaataatatgaataatatgaataatatgaACAATTTTAGTAACATGAGCAATATGAATAACATGGgcatcaataataataataataataataacgtTAACaatggtattaataataatggagtTTTACAACCACaaattaaacaacaacaatcatttCAAAATTCAAGTGGATTTTCAaacaacaattcaaataatggtaTAAACAATggaatgaataataataataatagtaataataataacaataataactcattttatcaaaataatatgCTTCAAGGATTTCCAAGTAAATTACCAATGTCAAtggaacaacaacaaaattctttattaaacAATTCTGGTAATATTACACCAAATATTGtacaatataataataacaataataataataataataataatggtataaTTCCAGCAATTAGTAACGAATCAAAAGCTCAATATATAAatgtattttataaaattggaGCTAGTGATGGCAGTAAATTATCTGGTTTAGTTGCAAAACCAATTTTCCAAAAATCTGGTTTATCAAATGATAGTTTATCACTTGTTTGGAGTTTGGCAGATATCGACAAAGATGGTCATTTGGATAGAGAAGAGTTTTGTTTAGCAATGCATTTAATTTACgcaattaaaaatggtataTCATTACCATCAGAGTTACCAAAACATTTAGTTCCTGATacaaaaactatttataatatttcatcaccaacaacTATGAATGATTGGCAATCATTCCAACAAACTTCAGTTCAATTTAatccatcatcatcttcatcttctccTAATGTAATTCAAGCTCAAtttcaaccacaacaacaacaacaacaatcattttTCACACAACCAAATAGTGAATTTATTCCAGCAAGTTATGTTCCAAAATCAAATGTACCAGGTAGCGCAATCTCTTTTGAACAAAGAGTTGCATTATCAAGTGATTTGGATGCTGCACTTGCTAAAAAAAGGCAAaaccaaaaattttaa
- the dr1 gene encoding hypothetical protein, translating into MGDKNDKEDNLSLPKATVSKLIKEMLPQDVKCSNETRDLILECCVEFIHLISSEANDICGREQKRTIAAEHVIKALTELGFSDYTQKVSDVYDKHKLEVSTKSKSSKKFENLGKPTEQLIREQQLLFAKARSAFQASPEAQQLQQLQQQQQQQQGGLQAPSVQQQTDINTTTTSTIQK; encoded by the exons atgggtgataaaaatgataaggAAGATAATTTGTCATTACCAAAGGCAACagtatcaaaattaattaaagagatGTTACCACAAGATGTAAAATGTTCAAACGAGACAAGAGATCTCATATTAGAATGTTGTGTAGAATTCATACATTTAATATCTAGTGAAGCAAATGATATTTGTGGTAGAGAACAAAAAAGAACTATTGCCGCTGAGCATGTAATTAAAGCATTGACC GAATTAGGATTTTCAGATTATACACAAAAAGTATCAGATGTATATGATAAACACAAATTAGAAGTTAGTACAAAATCAAAGAGTAGTAAAAAATTCGAAAATTTAGGTAAACCAACAGAACAACTCATTAGagaacaacaattattatttgcaaaAGCAAGATCTGCCTTTCAAGCTTCTCCAGAAgcacaacaattacaacaattgcaacaacaacaacagcaacaacagggTGGCTTACAAGCACCCTCTGTTCAACAACAAACTGATATAAACACTACAACCACTTCtacaattcaaaaataa
- the mak16l gene encoding MAK16-like protein, translating into MQSDDIIWDVINKNFCSFKTTFNKTKFCKNEYNVTGVCNKVSCPLANSRYATVREEEGVCYLYMKTVERAHTPNRLWEKIKLDPNFMKAIEQIDSHLEFWPGHMSHRVKQRYIRITQYLIRMRKMRKQIKRELVPIKKKAERRDATRENKALIAAHLTTNIKKELLERLNKGTYADMHYFPEDIINNVLEKEGEADQFSEEEADENEEEGEEEMEEEFEDDIDDIEDAGGAFEYVEGDDDEDDIDDEYENEPYQDDDEEDDDDDDDDDEEVKPQITKKRGPTFKPTKKTPQKRVHMEVEIEEETENQAN; encoded by the exons ATGCAATCAGATGATATTATTTGGGATGTTATAAATAAGAATTTCTGTTCTTTTAAAACAac atttaataaaactaaattttgtaaaaatgaatataatgTAACTGGTGTTTGTAATAAAGTATCATGTCCATTAGCAAATAGTAGATATGCAACAGTACGTGAAGAAGAAGGTGTATGTTATTTATATATGAAAACAGTTGAAAGAGCTCATACTCCAAATAGACTTTGGGAAAAGATTAAATTGGATCCAAATTTCATGAAAGCAATAGAACAAATCGATAGTCATTTAGAATTTTGGCCAGGTCATATGAGTCATAGAGTTAAACAAAGATATATTAGAATTACACAATATTTAATTAGAATGAGAAAAATGAGAAAACAAATCAA acGTGAATTAGtaccaattaaaaagaaagcaGAAAGAAGAGATGCAACTCGTGAGAATAAAGCATTGATTGCAGCTCATTTAACTACAAATATTAAGAAAGAATTATTAGAGAGATTGAATAAGGGTACTTATGCTGATATGCATTATTTCCCAgaagatattattaataatgttttGGAGAAAGAAGGTGAAGCCGATCAATTCAGTGAAGAAGAAgctgatgaaaatgaagaagaaggtGAAGAAGAAATGGAAGAAGAATTTGAAGATGATATCGATGATATTGAAGATGCTGGTGGTGCTTTCGAATATGTCGagggtgatgatgatgaagatgatattgatgatgaat acgAAAATGAACCATAccaagatgatgatgaagaagatgatgatgatgatgatgatgatgacgaagaAGTTAAACCACAAATTACAAAGAAGAGAGGTCCAACCTTCAAACCAACCA aaaaaacaccACAAAAACGTGTACATATGGAAGTCGAAATCGAAGAAGAAACCGAAAACCAAgcaaattaa
- a CDS encoding fungal transcriptional regulatory protein, N-terminal domain-containing protein: MFPSYNNNNNNNNNNSNEMISTIHQSIGHTLLNQGHGLIQNNISNNNNNNNNNNNNNNNNNNNNNNNNSNNNSNNNNNIVSNDLFYFDNLNNAMIHNNMIQQQIAQQHYQHYLNNNNPIIDNNNNINNTTNNINNNNNHNHNNNNNNNNNNNINNTTITPNNDMIAAPVVKKRAKRACLNCRSSKVACDHQRPCVRCTKNGTEDTCRDVPRKPKVPTKRIKKEPVTPAQNVPFVQQSIAQTLNIQGLPFTPSSSPSTLIQTHHHHHHHQQQQQQQQQQQQQQQQQQQQQQQQQQQQQQQQQQQQQIVPRTSGPKKSKATILNTSSSSQPLTTFGNSTQDLISMGLIGNNNNNNNNNNLDNNLNINAVASVPAAINNAFKFDGFGAATNSGESPFFFSQPNTTSTNNSTNSNNTITTTTTSTITTTATPISSTSDESSTTTKNTEGDLLSNITNLTSSSPASSPNSPSSASSTPPLNNYTDNSSPNSPGHLPSILSETLSKSTDELIAVGNSSSSGNNNNLQNSLENVFNNLSTLINNSTTSLQDPINVGSPSTPFGCCMKSPFSIDGIPVEDPSSTNSQLITSPNTIKNIEDNENNGILEIVKHQQQQQLQQQQQQVLPNILMSELKKIHQSLERISTFLQFPANVPRGVYNHAPRHPLVPGSLFVPQNNIETVNYL, from the coding sequence atgtttccatcttataataataacaacaacaacaacaataataatagtaatgaaatGATTAGTACCATTCACCAATCAATTGGTCATACTCTTTTAAATCAAGGTCATggtttaattcaaaataatattagtaataataataataataataataataataataataataataataataataataataataataataataataatagcaataataatagtaataataataataatattgtttcaaatgatttattttatttcgataatttaaataatgcaATGATTCATAATAATATGATCCAACAACAAATTGCACAACAACATTAccaacattatttaaataataataatccaataatcgataataataataatattaataatactactaataatattaataataataataaccacaatcacaacaacaacaacaacaacaacaataataataatatcaacaacacaACCATTACACCAAATAATGATATGATTGCTGCTCCTGTAGTTAAAAAGAGAGCCAAAAGAGCTTGCTTGAACTGTAGATCCTCAAAGGTTGCCTGTGATCATCAAAGACCATGTGTTCGTTGTACAAAGAATGGTACTGAAGATACTTGCCGAGATGTTCCAAGAAAACCAAAGGTTCCAactaaaagaattaaaaaagaacCAGTAACACCTGCTCAAAATGTCCCATTCGTTCAACAAAGTATTGCTCAAACCTTGAATATCCAAGGTTTACCATTCACTCCATcctcatcaccatcaacactCATTCAAacacaccatcatcatcatcatcaccaacaacaacaacaacaacaacaacaacaacaacaacaacaacaacaacaacaacaacaacaacaacaacaacaacaacaacaacaacaacaacaacaacaacaacaacaaatagtACCAAGAACCAGTGGTcctaaaaaatcaaaagccACCATTCTTAAcacttcatcatcatcacaaccACTCACAACATTTGGAAATTCTACACAAGATCTTATTTCAATGGGTTtaattggaaataataataataataataacaacaacaatttagataataatttaaatattaatgcTGTTGCCAGTGTTCCAGCTGCCATCAATAAtgcttttaaatttgatggaTTTGGTGCTGCTACCAATAGTGGTGAATCCCCATTCTTCTTCAGTCAACCAAATACAACATCCACTAATAACTCAACCAATAGCAACAACACaattactaccactaccactagcACTATCACAACAACCGCTACTCCTATCTCATCAACCAGTGATGAATcatcaaccacaacaaaaaATACTGAAGGTGATTTACtttcaaatattacaaatttgacatcatcatcaccagcatcatcaccaaatagTCCTTCATCAGCATCATCAACACcaccattaaataattacacTGATAATTCAAGTCCAAATAGTCCAGGTCATTTGCCATCAATCTTATCAGAaacattatcaaaatcaactGATGAGCTTATTGCCGttggtaatagtagtagcagtggtaataataataaccttCAAAACTCTTTGGAGAATGTTTTCAATAATCTCTCTACTCTTATCAATAATTCAACCACTTCGTTGCAAGATCCAATTAATGTCGGTTCTCCATCCACTCCATTTGGATGTTGTATGAAAAgtccattttcaattgatggtaTCCCAGTAGAAGATCCTTCATCAACAAATTCTCAATTAATTACCTCACCAAatactattaaaaatattgaagataatgaaaataacggtattttagaaattgttaaacatcaacaacaacaacaacttcaacaacaacagcaacaagttttaccaaatattttaatgtctgaattaaaaaagatcCATCAATCATTAGAAAGAATTTCAACATTCTTGCAATTCCCAGCCAATGTACCAAGAGGTGTTTACAATCATGCTCCACGTCATCCATTGGTTCCAGGTTCTTTATTTGTAccacaaaataatattgagacggtaaattatctttaa